From a single Miscanthus floridulus cultivar M001 chromosome 8, ASM1932011v1, whole genome shotgun sequence genomic region:
- the LOC136468951 gene encoding uncharacterized mitochondrial protein AtMg00860-like, whose product MNEVLRPFLHRFVLVFFDDILIFSSSWAEHLQHIHIVLDALWGHRLHLKRSKCSFGASSVAYLGHVISAGGVAMDANKVAAVASWPTPRSARGLCGFLGLAGYYRKYIRDFSVIAAPLTHLLRKDAFAWSDEADMAFQALKRALSTCPILQMPDFTKQFTVDCDASSAGFGVVLH is encoded by the coding sequence ATGAACGAAGTGCTTCGCCCCTTCCTCCATAGGTTCGTGTTGGTGTTCTTCGACGACATCCTCATTTTTAGCTCTTCGTGGGCAGAGCACTTGCAGCACATCCACATCGTCCTCGACGCATTATGGGGGCACAGGCTCCACCTCAAGCGCTCCAAATGCTCATTTGGGGCCTCCTCGGTGGCCTACCTTGGCCATGTGATTTCAGCAGGCGGTGTCGCCATGGACGCCAACAAGGTGGCCGCTGTGGCATCGTGGCCGACCCCACGGTCCGCTCGTGGCCTGTGCGGCTTCCTAGGCCTTGCTGGCTACTATCGGAAGTACATCCGCGACTTCAGTGTCATCGCAGCCCCGCTGACACACCTCCTTCGCAAGGATGCGTTCGCTTGGTCCGATGAGGCGGACATGGCGTTCCAGGCGCTCAAGCGGGCTCTGTCTACATGCCCCATACTCCAGATGCCTGACTTCACAAAGCAGTTCACGGTGGACTGTGATGCGTCCAGCGCTGGGTTCGGCGTGGTTCTCCACTAG